The proteins below are encoded in one region of Halalkalicoccus jeotgali B3:
- a CDS encoding methionine synthase — protein sequence MNNREQFRRPDHDNETFILTTVVGSYPKPKWLHRVRDLWEDEEANFDDENWAEATDDAARVITDEHERAGLDVLVDGEVRRNEMVEFFAHRIEGYEFNGPVKVWGHNYFDKPSVTREVAYDESWLVEEYEFAADLTDRPVKVPITGPYTLANWSFNEAYETEEELVYDLADLVNEEIEKLVEAGARYIQIDEPALATTPDDHAIVGKALERIAEDIHEDVYLGLHVCYGDYSRIYPEILDYPVDEYDLELANGDYEQLDVFTDHEFTGNLALGVTDVHVAEVESVAEIKENILKGLEVVPADRLTISPDCGLKLLPRDIAYGKMANMVQAAREVEAEIDNGEIEVARTPASAD from the coding sequence ATGAACAATCGAGAACAGTTTCGTCGACCGGATCACGACAACGAGACGTTCATCCTCACCACCGTCGTCGGCAGCTACCCCAAGCCGAAATGGCTCCACCGGGTTCGTGACCTCTGGGAGGACGAGGAAGCGAACTTCGACGACGAGAACTGGGCGGAGGCCACCGACGACGCCGCCCGTGTCATCACCGACGAACACGAGCGCGCCGGGCTCGACGTGCTGGTCGACGGCGAAGTTCGACGCAACGAGATGGTCGAGTTCTTCGCCCACCGGATCGAGGGCTACGAGTTTAACGGCCCCGTCAAGGTCTGGGGACACAACTACTTCGATAAGCCCTCGGTCACCCGCGAGGTCGCCTACGACGAGAGCTGGCTGGTAGAGGAGTACGAATTCGCCGCCGACCTCACCGACAGGCCAGTGAAGGTCCCGATCACGGGGCCGTACACGCTGGCGAACTGGTCGTTCAACGAGGCCTACGAGACCGAGGAGGAACTGGTCTACGATCTGGCCGACCTCGTCAACGAGGAGATCGAAAAGCTCGTCGAGGCCGGCGCACGCTACATCCAGATCGACGAGCCCGCACTGGCGACGACGCCCGACGACCACGCGATCGTCGGCAAGGCTTTAGAGCGTATCGCCGAGGACATCCACGAGGACGTCTATCTGGGGCTGCACGTCTGTTACGGCGACTATTCGAGAATTTACCCCGAGATCCTCGACTATCCGGTCGACGAGTACGACCTCGAACTCGCCAACGGCGACTACGAGCAACTCGACGTCTTCACCGACCACGAGTTCACCGGCAACCTCGCGCTGGGCGTCACCGACGTCCACGTCGCCGAGGTCGAGTCGGTCGCGGAGATCAAGGAGAACATTTTGAAGGGTCTCGAAGTGGTCCCGGCGGATCGACTGACGATCTCGCCCGACTGTGGGCTGAAGCTACTGCCGCGTGACATCGCGTACGGGAAGATGGCGAACATGGTACAGGCCGCCCGCGAGGTCGAAGCCGAGATCGACAACGGCGAGATCGAGGTCGCGCGCACGCCTGCGAGCGCGGACTGA
- a CDS encoding PfkB family carbohydrate kinase, translating into MSYDELSEVLASENGTRTITAFPDGSVDVYYSAYDVHGDPIEDRAGFAERLLEDPPAFPVTRESTEPGGQAVNTAIQADALGDSVTLFGHLDHPAFEGLGFETRSMGEPSRVAVYPFDEDVLFAERSPELAAWTLGDLRTAAADFEGALEADVVSCGNWVSVTGMTEVLRGLAVESIDGNAFLFDPGAISIRSEGAIHELFSALAGLESTYDVVLSVNGTELAAGAAALGFSGGRRERLSALRSETGISAAVLHAGSAAVAATPEGVVSVPTRPVEEPVRETGAGDRFDAGLAYALARDWDWDLALALGNACAAHYVATARTADRETLRARLRS; encoded by the coding sequence ATGAGTTACGACGAACTGTCCGAGGTGCTCGCGTCCGAGAACGGGACCCGGACGATCACTGCCTTCCCGGACGGCAGCGTCGATGTCTACTACAGTGCCTACGACGTCCACGGCGACCCCATCGAGGACAGAGCGGGGTTCGCAGAACGCCTCCTAGAGGACCCGCCGGCGTTTCCCGTCACGCGCGAGTCGACCGAGCCCGGCGGGCAGGCGGTCAACACGGCGATCCAGGCCGACGCGCTCGGCGATTCCGTGACTCTGTTCGGCCACCTCGACCATCCCGCCTTCGAGGGGCTCGGCTTCGAGACGCGATCGATGGGTGAGCCCTCGCGCGTCGCGGTCTATCCCTTCGACGAGGACGTGCTCTTCGCCGAGCGATCCCCCGAACTCGCGGCGTGGACGCTCGGCGATCTCCGTACCGCAGCGGCCGATTTCGAGGGCGCGCTCGAAGCCGACGTCGTCTCCTGTGGCAACTGGGTATCGGTCACCGGGATGACGGAGGTGCTTCGAGGGCTGGCCGTGGAGTCGATCGACGGCAACGCGTTCCTGTTCGATCCGGGAGCGATCTCGATCCGTTCTGAGGGGGCGATCCACGAGCTGTTCTCGGCGCTCGCCGGCCTTGAATCGACTTACGACGTCGTGTTGAGCGTCAACGGTACGGAGCTTGCGGCCGGGGCGGCGGCACTCGGTTTCTCCGGCGGTCGACGCGAACGACTTTCGGCGCTCAGATCCGAGACGGGGATCTCCGCGGCGGTACTCCACGCTGGCTCGGCGGCAGTCGCGGCCACCCCCGAGGGCGTCGTTTCCGTCCCTACTCGACCCGTCGAAGAACCGGTCCGGGAAACGGGGGCCGGCGACCGGTTCGATGCCGGCCTCGCCTACGCGCTCGCGCGCGACTGGGACTGGGATCTCGCGCTCGCGCTGGGCAACGCGTGTGCGGCCCACTACGTCGCGACGGCCCGGACGGCCGATCGAGAGACGCTGCGGGCGCGACTCCGATCATGA
- a CDS encoding aldo/keto reductase, which produces MTVPSSTLPSGDSIPTVGLGTWDIAGETVEESVRAALDAGYSHIDTAEGYMNETEIGGVLADYDREDVFLTSKVLPSNLAYESVIEACEASLNRLGTDYLDLYLIHWPNPAISLRETLNGMARLHERGLVRNVGVSNFSAYQLSAAQHVSEVPIAVNQIEFHPWFQRPDLVEYCRETDTVIEAAAPLARTGVFEDDTIGELAQKYDTSPAQVALRWAIEKDVVVLPKSSSAEHVRENLTVLDWELDEEDHRRLDGIDRDQPCYDTGARDWSDDVYGISQ; this is translated from the coding sequence ATGACTGTACCATCTTCAACGCTGCCGAGCGGCGATTCGATCCCGACCGTTGGCCTCGGGACGTGGGACATCGCGGGCGAAACCGTCGAGGAGTCCGTGCGCGCGGCGCTCGACGCCGGCTACAGCCACATCGACACCGCCGAGGGCTACATGAACGAGACCGAGATCGGCGGCGTCCTAGCCGACTACGACCGCGAGGACGTCTTTCTCACCTCCAAAGTGCTCCCGTCGAACCTCGCGTACGAGTCCGTCATCGAGGCCTGCGAGGCCTCGCTCAATCGGCTGGGGACCGACTACCTCGACCTATACCTGATCCACTGGCCCAACCCCGCGATCTCGCTTCGCGAGACCCTGAACGGGATGGCACGGCTTCACGAGCGCGGGCTGGTCCGGAACGTCGGCGTCTCCAATTTCAGTGCCTACCAGCTCAGCGCCGCCCAGCACGTCTCGGAGGTCCCCATCGCCGTCAACCAGATCGAGTTCCATCCCTGGTTCCAGCGCCCCGACCTCGTCGAGTACTGCCGGGAGACCGACACGGTCATCGAGGCGGCGGCGCCGCTGGCCCGGACGGGGGTTTTCGAGGACGATACGATCGGGGAACTCGCACAGAAATACGACACCTCGCCCGCTCAGGTCGCTCTTCGTTGGGCGATCGAGAAGGATGTCGTCGTCCTCCCTAAGTCCTCCTCGGCCGAACACGTCCGTGAGAACCTCACGGTCCTCGACTGGGAACTCGACGAAGAAGACCACCGACGGCTCGACGGGATCGACCGCGACCAGCCCTGTTACGACACCGGGGCGAGAGACTGGTCAGACGACGTCTACGGGATCTCGCAGTAA
- the ndk gene encoding nucleoside-diphosphate kinase: protein MSENERTFVMIKPDGVQRGLIGEIVTRFEDRGLKLAGGKFMRIDEELAHEHYGEHEGKPFFEGLVDFITSGPVFAMVWEGQDATRQVRDMMGETDPADSAPGTIRGDFGLDLGRNVVHGSDHEDEGANEREIDLFFDEEELLDYERIDENWLYE from the coding sequence ATGAGTGAGAACGAGCGCACCTTCGTGATGATCAAGCCCGACGGCGTTCAACGGGGGTTGATCGGCGAGATCGTCACCCGATTCGAGGACCGCGGCCTCAAGCTCGCCGGCGGGAAGTTCATGCGGATCGACGAGGAGCTCGCCCACGAACACTACGGCGAGCACGAGGGCAAGCCCTTCTTCGAGGGGCTGGTCGACTTCATCACCTCCGGGCCGGTCTTCGCGATGGTCTGGGAGGGCCAGGACGCAACCCGACAGGTCCGGGACATGATGGGCGAGACCGATCCGGCCGACTCCGCGCCCGGTACCATCCGCGGCGATTTCGGACTGGATCTGGGTCGCAACGTCGTCCACGGGTCGGACCACGAGGACGAGGGCGCAAACGAGCGCGAGATCGACCTCTTCTTCGATGAGGAGGAGCTGCTCGACTACGAGCGCATCGACGAGAACTGGCTCTACGAGTAG
- a CDS encoding 50S ribosomal protein L24e, which produces MVETRTCDYTGEEIEPGTGVMFVRTDGTVLNFVDSKAEKNYFLGREARDLEWTAAGRAEKEGRARAAEKADAGTESTAADAGEDGTEVAATEEEATVDTDEETAEAVTAEDSDVESDDGAEQAETVDEEDDEATEE; this is translated from the coding sequence ATGGTCGAGACACGTACCTGCGATTACACCGGCGAGGAGATCGAACCCGGCACGGGCGTCATGTTCGTCCGAACCGACGGTACCGTGCTCAACTTCGTCGACTCGAAGGCGGAGAAGAACTACTTCCTCGGACGGGAAGCGCGCGACCTAGAGTGGACCGCCGCGGGCCGTGCCGAGAAGGAAGGCCGTGCGCGCGCCGCCGAGAAGGCCGACGCGGGGACCGAATCGACGGCGGCGGACGCCGGCGAGGACGGTACCGAAGTCGCCGCCACCGAGGAGGAAGCCACGGTCGATACCGACGAGGAGACCGCGGAGGCGGTCACCGCTGAGGACAGCGACGTCGAGAGCGACGACGGCGCCGAACAGGCAGAGACCGTCGACGAGGAGGACGACGAGGCCACCGAAGAATGA
- a CDS encoding 30S ribosomal protein S28e, with translation MSAEETTDDSTSAEVIEVVGKTGMHGEAMQVKCRIREGENQGRIITRNVLGPVREGDVLQLRETAREADSIGGQ, from the coding sequence ATGAGCGCAGAGGAGACCACTGACGACTCGACGTCCGCAGAGGTCATCGAGGTCGTCGGCAAGACGGGGATGCACGGCGAGGCCATGCAGGTCAAATGTCGCATCCGTGAAGGCGAGAACCAAGGACGCATCATCACGCGAAACGTCTTGGGCCCGGTCCGCGAAGGCGACGTCCTGCAGCTTCGCGAGACCGCCCGGGAGGCCGACTCCATCGGGGGTCAATGA
- the rpl7ae gene encoding 50S ribosomal protein L7Ae, with the protein MPVYVNFDVPADLQEDALEALEVARDTGSVKKGTNETTKAIERGNASLVVIAEDVQPEEIVLHLPELADEKGIPFVFVETQDDVGHAAGLEVGSAAAAITDAGEAESEVEDIGKKVEDLR; encoded by the coding sequence ATGCCAGTATACGTCAACTTCGACGTCCCGGCCGACCTTCAAGAGGACGCCCTCGAGGCCCTCGAGGTCGCCCGAGACACAGGTTCGGTAAAGAAAGGTACCAACGAAACGACCAAAGCGATCGAGCGTGGCAACGCATCTCTCGTCGTCATCGCCGAGGACGTCCAGCCCGAGGAGATCGTGCTGCACCTCCCCGAGCTCGCCGACGAGAAGGGTATCCCCTTCGTTTTCGTCGAGACTCAGGACGACGTCGGCCACGCCGCGGGCCTCGAAGTCGGCTCGGCGGCCGCCGCGATCACGGACGCCGGCGAGGCCGAAAGCGAGGTCGAGGACATCGGGAAGAAGGTCGAGGACCTTCGCTGA
- the tmcA gene encoding tRNA(Met) cytidine acetyltransferase TmcA: MDPVAVATALLAEARETNERRLLVLAGDRERGFDALQEILDALPVGVSDTVLVSDREGVPCERIDPKRTTALLGTTREIVGYDAHDRFEPNALGRLTGVVNGGGLLILLAPALETWSDRRDGFDATLAVPPFERADVTGRFRDRLVSLLRTHPGIAIANVDTDDTECDGLTHPSTRLAETSIALPDDHVFPEAAYEACLTGDQVEALSALEALREGRRAVVIEADRGRGKSSAAGLAAGALAAAGEDVLVTASDARNAAEVFARARELLDGALTRDDERRLETAAGGRVRFASPLDAADADPDVLIVDEAAALPVRVLERCLENERVAFVTTVHGYEGAGRGFSVRFRDRLAESDHELHSVTMIDPIRYAAGDPIEVWAFRALLLDARPAVDQLVEDATPETAAYRHLSRTDLAADEILLRETFGLLVAAHYRTEPNDLARLLDAPNLTVRALTHDGHVASVALLAREGALASDTRRELYDGGRVRGNMIPDLLTSQLRDEGAGKPVGWRVLRIATHDAVRSQGLGSRLLSAIRDEFASRADWLGVGYGATPELLSFWADNGFSTVHLSTTRNDASGEYSAIMLSPTSARGQRLHDRHATWFAGRIAGVLSDPLDDADPDVIRAALASIATVVEPGLTERDWVHVASAAYGPGTFDASPGSFRPLAISHLIDGEATLTDRQERLLVRKVLQGHPWNAVADELGFVSTRMCMRELGASFEPLVDEYGSEGALEEKRRYTDD; the protein is encoded by the coding sequence ATGGACCCCGTCGCGGTCGCCACCGCCCTCCTCGCGGAGGCACGTGAGACGAACGAGCGCCGACTGCTCGTGCTCGCTGGCGACCGCGAACGCGGGTTCGACGCTCTCCAGGAGATTCTCGATGCGCTCCCGGTCGGCGTCTCGGATACCGTCCTCGTAAGCGACCGGGAGGGTGTCCCCTGCGAGCGGATCGACCCGAAACGAACGACGGCGTTGCTCGGGACCACCCGCGAGATCGTCGGTTACGACGCCCACGACCGATTCGAACCGAACGCGCTCGGACGGCTCACGGGCGTCGTCAACGGCGGCGGCTTGCTGATCCTGCTCGCCCCGGCTCTAGAGACCTGGTCCGACCGGCGCGATGGGTTCGACGCGACGCTTGCGGTCCCGCCGTTCGAGAGGGCTGACGTAACCGGGCGGTTTCGCGACCGGTTGGTCTCGCTTCTCCGTACCCACCCCGGAATCGCCATCGCGAACGTCGATACCGATGACACGGAGTGCGACGGGCTGACCCATCCGTCAACGCGGCTCGCCGAAACGTCGATAGCACTCCCCGACGACCACGTGTTCCCCGAAGCGGCCTACGAGGCCTGCCTGACGGGCGATCAGGTCGAGGCGCTGTCGGCGCTCGAAGCCCTTCGCGAGGGGCGCCGGGCGGTCGTGATCGAGGCCGACCGCGGCCGGGGGAAATCGAGCGCAGCGGGACTGGCTGCGGGTGCGCTGGCGGCCGCGGGCGAGGACGTACTCGTGACCGCCTCGGACGCCCGAAACGCAGCCGAGGTGTTCGCACGTGCACGGGAACTGCTCGATGGGGCGCTGACTCGCGACGACGAGCGCCGCCTCGAAACCGCAGCCGGGGGGCGGGTGCGGTTCGCTAGTCCCCTGGACGCAGCCGATGCCGATCCGGACGTACTGATCGTCGACGAGGCGGCTGCGCTCCCGGTACGGGTCCTCGAACGCTGTCTCGAGAACGAGCGGGTCGCGTTCGTCACCACGGTCCACGGCTACGAGGGTGCGGGCCGGGGCTTTTCGGTGCGATTTCGTGATCGGCTGGCCGAAAGCGACCACGAACTCCACTCGGTGACGATGATCGACCCCATCCGGTACGCCGCGGGCGATCCCATCGAGGTCTGGGCCTTTCGAGCGCTGTTGCTCGACGCGCGTCCGGCCGTCGATCAGCTGGTCGAGGACGCGACGCCCGAAACCGCCGCGTACCGTCACCTCTCGCGGACCGACCTCGCCGCCGACGAGATACTCCTCCGGGAAACGTTCGGCCTGCTCGTCGCAGCCCACTACCGGACCGAGCCCAACGACCTCGCCCGGCTGCTCGACGCGCCGAACCTCACGGTTCGCGCGCTGACGCATGACGGCCATGTCGCAAGCGTCGCGCTGCTGGCTCGCGAGGGGGCTCTCGCGTCCGATACCCGCCGGGAGCTCTATGACGGTGGCCGAGTTCGAGGAAACATGATTCCCGACCTGCTGACGAGCCAGCTTCGCGACGAGGGGGCCGGAAAGCCGGTGGGCTGGCGGGTGCTCCGGATCGCGACCCACGACGCCGTCCGTTCCCAGGGACTCGGCTCTCGGTTGCTCTCGGCGATCCGTGATGAGTTCGCCTCGCGGGCGGACTGGCTCGGTGTCGGCTACGGCGCGACGCCCGAACTCCTCTCCTTTTGGGCCGACAACGGCTTTTCGACCGTCCACCTCTCGACGACCAGAAACGACGCCAGCGGCGAATACTCAGCGATCATGCTCTCGCCGACGAGCGCTCGGGGACAGCGCCTCCACGACCGCCACGCCACGTGGTTCGCCGGGCGGATCGCGGGCGTACTTTCGGACCCCCTCGATGACGCCGACCCGGACGTGATCCGAGCGGCGCTCGCGTCCATCGCGACGGTCGTCGAGCCCGGCCTCACGGAGCGCGACTGGGTGCACGTCGCAAGCGCAGCCTACGGCCCCGGGACCTTCGACGCGTCGCCGGGGAGCTTTCGTCCCCTCGCTATTTCCCATCTGATCGACGGCGAGGCCACACTGACCGACCGACAGGAACGCCTGCTCGTCCGAAAGGTCCTGCAGGGCCACCCGTGGAACGCGGTCGCCGACGAATTGGGGTTCGTCTCGACGCGGATGTGTATGCGCGAACTCGGCGCGTCGTTCGAACCGCTGGTCGACGAGTACGGCAGCGAGGGAGCGCTCGAAGAGAAGCGCCGCTACACCGATGACTGA
- a CDS encoding glutamate--tRNA ligase — MDQELRERIEREAERHALMNAVKHESDADVGAIMGPLMGENPDFRPHGGDIPEIAAPVAARVNDLAPEDRRDRLADLAPEFLEELEAEDEADEHVLPDLPNAAEYDEIRMRCAPNPNGPWHLGHARMPAVIGTYKDRYDGSMLCRFDDTDPETKRPDLDAYDAILEAIEYLGFEADEVVRASDRVETYYDHARELIDRGGAYTCTCPGETFSELKNSGEACPHREKSVEESMDEFEEMVAGEYNAGEIVLRVRTDITHKNPALRDWVAFRMVDRPHPREEAAEYRCWPMLDFQSGVDDHLTGVTHIIRGIDLQDSAKRQRFLYEYFGWEYPEVIHWGHVQIDAYDVKMSTSRIKKLIEDGELDGWDDPRAPTIASVRRRGIRGDALTAAMIELGTSTSDVDLAMSTVYAKNREKIDDGADRYFLVRGGERVGLSGEGPAVAEPPRHPDHEERGTREIPVGDAVFVEPEDVPSEGERVWLKGLGCVRYSDGGFVFTGDDIDAVREEGVDVIHWVPVEESAPVRLRTMDGDVEGRVEPEFGETDVDEMVQFERIGFARVDSVAQRSKDRSSGDTPRDEHAEDESVAYFAHP; from the coding sequence ATGGACCAGGAGCTTCGAGAGCGGATCGAGCGGGAGGCCGAGCGACACGCACTGATGAACGCCGTCAAGCACGAGAGCGACGCCGACGTCGGCGCGATCATGGGGCCGCTGATGGGCGAGAACCCCGACTTTCGACCCCATGGCGGCGACATTCCCGAAATCGCCGCCCCCGTCGCCGCACGGGTCAACGATCTCGCACCCGAGGACCGCCGCGACCGCCTTGCCGATCTCGCACCCGAGTTCCTCGAGGAACTCGAAGCCGAGGACGAAGCCGACGAGCACGTGCTCCCCGACCTGCCGAACGCCGCCGAGTACGACGAGATCCGGATGCGCTGTGCGCCGAACCCCAACGGGCCGTGGCATCTCGGCCACGCCCGGATGCCCGCCGTGATCGGTACCTACAAGGACAGGTACGACGGGTCGATGCTCTGTCGGTTCGACGACACCGATCCCGAGACCAAGCGGCCCGACCTCGACGCCTACGACGCCATCCTCGAGGCCATCGAGTACCTCGGATTCGAGGCCGACGAGGTGGTCCGTGCCTCGGACCGCGTCGAGACCTACTACGATCATGCGAGGGAGCTGATCGACCGCGGCGGGGCCTACACCTGTACGTGCCCCGGCGAGACGTTCTCGGAGCTGAAGAACTCGGGCGAGGCCTGCCCGCACCGCGAGAAAAGCGTCGAGGAAAGTATGGATGAATTCGAGGAAATGGTCGCCGGCGAGTACAACGCTGGCGAGATCGTCCTGCGGGTGCGCACCGATATCACCCACAAGAACCCGGCGCTACGCGATTGGGTCGCCTTCCGCATGGTCGATCGCCCCCACCCGCGCGAGGAGGCCGCAGAGTACCGTTGCTGGCCGATGCTCGACTTCCAATCCGGCGTCGACGATCATCTGACGGGCGTTACGCATATCATCCGCGGGATCGATCTGCAGGACTCGGCGAAGCGCCAGCGCTTCCTCTACGAGTACTTCGGCTGGGAGTACCCCGAGGTGATCCACTGGGGGCACGTCCAGATCGACGCCTACGACGTGAAAATGAGCACCTCGCGGATCAAGAAGCTGATCGAGGACGGCGAGTTGGACGGCTGGGACGACCCGCGCGCGCCGACCATCGCGAGCGTGCGCCGGCGTGGCATTCGCGGGGACGCATTGACGGCGGCGATGATCGAGCTCGGTACCTCGACCAGCGACGTCGACCTCGCGATGAGCACGGTCTACGCGAAAAACAGGGAGAAGATCGACGACGGCGCCGACAGATACTTCCTCGTACGCGGGGGCGAGCGGGTCGGCCTCTCGGGCGAGGGACCCGCGGTGGCCGAACCGCCGCGCCACCCCGATCACGAGGAACGGGGCACCCGCGAGATCCCCGTCGGGGACGCCGTCTTCGTCGAACCCGAAGACGTCCCGAGCGAGGGCGAGCGCGTCTGGCTCAAAGGCCTCGGTTGTGTGCGCTACTCGGACGGAGGGTTCGTGTTTACGGGTGACGACATCGACGCCGTGCGCGAGGAGGGCGTCGACGTGATCCACTGGGTGCCCGTCGAGGAGAGCGCCCCCGTCAGGCTGCGGACGATGGATGGGGATGTCGAAGGGCGGGTTGAACCCGAGTTCGGCGAAACGGACGTGGACGAGATGGTGCAGTTCGAGCGGATCGGCTTCGCACGAGTGGACAGCGTGGCCCAACGTTCTAAGGACAGGTCGAGCGGTGATACACCACGGGACGAACACGCCGAGGACGAATCGGTAGCGTACTTCGCACACCCATAA
- the idsA3 gene encoding geranylfarnesyl diphosphate synthase: MTHSEVRSVTEAVAERRERVNRAIEEELPIARPERLYEASRYLLDAGGKRLRPAVLLLTAEALCDVAPLSTDYREFPTLDGDTVDVLRAAVSIETIQSFTLIHDDIMDDDDLRRGVPSVHREYDLETAILAGDTLYSKAFEIMLESGAHPGRSLKALRTLASTCTRICEGQSLDVEFERREDVSESEYLEMIELKTAVLYGSATSVPADLLGADDRTVEALYRYGIDIGKAFQIQDDVLDLTVPSDVLGKQRGSDLVEGKRTLITLHAREQGVDVDSLIGTDDPEAVTEREIDDAVSRLEAVGSIEYARERAQSLVREGKDELAVLPENEARSQLEAIADYLIERGY, from the coding sequence ATGACGCACTCAGAGGTCCGGTCGGTGACCGAGGCGGTGGCCGAGCGCCGCGAGCGGGTCAACCGAGCGATCGAGGAGGAACTGCCGATCGCCCGGCCCGAGCGCCTCTACGAGGCCTCGCGCTACCTGCTGGACGCGGGGGGAAAGCGGCTTCGTCCGGCCGTGTTGCTGTTGACCGCCGAGGCACTCTGTGACGTCGCACCCCTCTCGACGGACTATCGCGAGTTCCCGACGCTCGACGGGGACACAGTCGACGTGTTGCGCGCGGCGGTGTCGATCGAGACCATCCAGTCGTTTACCCTGATCCACGACGACATCATGGACGACGACGACCTCCGACGGGGGGTGCCATCGGTCCACCGCGAATACGACCTCGAAACCGCGATCCTCGCGGGCGATACGCTCTACTCGAAGGCGTTCGAGATCATGCTCGAAAGCGGGGCACATCCCGGACGGAGTCTCAAGGCGCTTCGCACACTCGCGAGCACTTGTACGCGGATCTGTGAGGGCCAGTCGCTCGACGTCGAGTTCGAACGCCGCGAGGACGTCAGCGAATCGGAGTACCTCGAGATGATCGAACTCAAGACGGCGGTCCTGTACGGCTCGGCCACGAGCGTCCCCGCGGATCTGCTGGGTGCGGACGATCGCACGGTCGAAGCGCTCTATCGCTACGGGATCGACATCGGCAAAGCCTTCCAGATCCAGGACGACGTGCTCGACCTCACCGTCCCGAGCGACGTACTGGGCAAACAGCGGGGCAGCGACCTCGTGGAGGGAAAACGGACCCTAATCACGCTTCACGCGCGCGAACAGGGTGTGGATGTCGACTCGCTGATCGGAACCGACGACCCCGAAGCGGTCACGGAACGGGAGATCGACGACGCCGTCTCGCGACTCGAAGCGGTCGGCAGCATCGAGTACGCCCGCGAACGCGCCCAGTCGCTCGTCCGCGAGGGCAAGGACGAACTCGCCGTGTTACCCGAGAACGAAGCCAGAAGCCAACTCGAAGCGATCGCCGACTACCTGATCGAACGGGGCTACTAG